One genomic window of Phaenicophaeus curvirostris isolate KB17595 chromosome 21, BPBGC_Pcur_1.0, whole genome shotgun sequence includes the following:
- the PRKRIP1 gene encoding PRKR-interacting protein 1 — MAAPSAPRPPRPRKDPQPLVIPRNAAEEQRLRLERLMRNPEKTVPIPEKLNEWAPRPPPEFVRDVMGSSAGAGSGEFHVYRHLRRREYQRQDFMDAMAEKQRLDEEFQKKLERNKMIAEEQTAKRRRKRQKLKEKKLQAKKNKLEQKKQGKEPGQSQEQVSSEEEEEDSKEEEEKEDDAEEPSFLMGRG; from the exons ATGGCGGCGCCCTcggccccgcggccgccccggccccgcaaGGACCCGCAGCCGCTCGTCATCCCGCGAAACGCGGCCGAGGAGCAGCGACTGCGGCTGGAGCGGCTCATGAGGAACCCG GAAAAGACTGTGCCAATTCCTGAAAAACTGAACGAATGGGCACCGCGACCTCCGCCGGAGTTCGTTAGAGACGTGATGG GTTCCAGTGCTGGGGCGGGGAGCGGAGAGTTTCACGTGTACCGGCATCTCCGTCGGCGAGAGTACCAGAGGCAGGATTTCATGGATGCCATGGCTGAGAAG CAAAGACTAGATGAGGAGTTCCAgaagaagctggagaggaaTAAGATGATTGCAGAAGAACAAACAGCAAAACGCAGAAGGAAGCG CCAGAagttaaaagagaagaaactgcaagccaagaaaaataaacttgaacaaaagaagcagggaaaag AACCTGGTCAATCTCAAGAACAAGTCAGcagtgaggaggaagaggaggacagcaaggaggaggaagagaaagaagatgaTGCTGAAGAGCCAAGTTTTTTGATGGGAAGAGGATGA
- the ORAI2 gene encoding protein orai-2, with amino-acid sequence MTSELNVPVDPSTPACCSEPGTKGMDYRDWVRRSYLELVTSNHHSVQALSWRKLYLSRAKLKASSRTSALLSGFAMVAMVEVQLEVQYKYPQMLLIAFSACTTVLVAVHLFALLISTCILPNVEAVSNIHNLNSISESPHERMHPYIELAWGFSTVLGILLFLAEVVLLCWIKFLPVGSILKNETSNVENPSSHAGWQSALVSTIIMVPVGLIFVVFTIHFYRSLVRHKTERHNREIEELHKLKVQLDGHDRGMQVV; translated from the exons ATGACTTCTGAATTAAATGTTCCGGTGGATCCTTCCACTCCTGCTTGCTGCTCTGAACCTGGCACAAAAGGCATGGATTACCGGGACTGGGTCCGGCGCAGCTATCTGGAATTGGTCACCTCAAACCATCACTCCGTTCAGGCCCTTTCCTGGAGGAAACTCTACTTGAGCCGAGCCAAACTGAAGGCTTCCAGCAGAACCTCTGCGCTGCTCTCCGGATTTGCGATG GTTGCCATGGTGGAGGTGCAGCTGGAGGTGCAGTACAAGTACCCCCAGATGCTGCTGATCGCTTTCAGTGCCTGCACCACGGTGCTGGTGGCCGttcatctctttgcccttctcatcAGCACCTGCATCCTGCCCAACGTGGAGGCGGTGAGCAACATCCACAATCTGAACTCCATCAGCGAGTCCCCGCATGAGCGCATGCACCCGTACATCGAGCTGGCTTGGGGCTTCTCTACCGTCCTGGGAATCCTCCTGTTCCTTGCAGAAGTTGTGCTCCTGTGTTGGATAAAATTTCTGCCTGTGGGCTCCATCCTCAAGAATGAGACCAGCAATGTGGAGAATCCCAGCAGCCATGCGGGCTGGCAGTCAGCACTGGTCTCCACCATCATCATGGTCCCAGTGGGTCTGATTTTCGTCGTCTTCACCATTCACTTCTACCGCTCGTTGGTGCGGCACAAAACGGAGCGCCACAACCGGGAGATCGAGGAGCTTCACAAACTGAAAGTGCAGCTAGACGGGCATGACAGAGGCATGCAGGTCGTGTga